One Alkaliphilus sp. B6464 genomic window carries:
- the pglX gene encoding BREX-1 system adenine-specific DNA-methyltransferase PglX has product MDKTAIKNFAIKARHKLTEGIIARIYDLGITKNCILDIEYLEDGFKVKGGKDSKTFKKYEIKQRSNLINKIKENGFEQLIEDVAYIWFIRLVAIRFMEVNDYISFNFKKDEFDKYAFINICNELAEQMPTIFEKIEDYIELLFPDNIFYKSTIIIDVLQDIEEFYWSIGSGCGGQKLEVEKGDCGIEIIGWLHQYYFSISKEEVFSDLKKKKLTKQNIPVATQIFTPKWIVKYMVENSLGKLWLESYPNEVLRKKWEYFIEDVDVNLRNDEFLKKCISSDLDPEKIMVLDPAMGSGHILVHAFDVFYDIYSSLGYSKEEIPILILEKNLYGLDIDDRVGKLAAFALLMKARSKNENIFKYQPRLNLATIQESNEISKETIDFFINAEVSNLESQVSREAVEYLVNTFQDAKEYGALLNIKPIDFGSLEMKIEKIRRLPASDLFQFQHRQIILEKLPLLIKQGKIMSQKYDVVVANPPYSGLRKFNNILKRFVEEHYWDYKYDLFSVFMMRNMNFTKDNGLAGFMTPNVWQFISSYENLRKDIINNYQLLSLIQLEDDGFKDASVSISTFVIRKCNVGTESTFIKLVDREGERDRKVEGKVLKNSENKFIIDQNIFKRIPGCKIAFWIGENTIKTLENGKKLNEIGKPRQGMATSDNNRFLRYWYEVNMEKIWFSNTSSNILNYKWVPYNKGGGYRKWYGNNCFVINWENNGYEIKEYAENLYGNYTRTIKNEEFYFKEGITYTFIGKDIGPRLSPKGFIFDVAGSMIFVEKSKLYYILGLVASKLSNHYMKFLNPSLNIQVGDIKNIPIIEPVDNNIYGDIDNLVIENINISKNDWDSFEISWDFKKHPILHYKLKAKTIKEAYKNWADFTEYQFNRLKQNEEKLNSIFINIYGIQEELTPEVEYENITIKRAKEERDIKSFISYGVGCMFGRYSLDEEGLIYAGGNFKYKFKFQDGAWRVNTKSGWKKSSINIVTDNMIPITENKSSKNDIVSRFIEFVKITFGEETLEENLNYVATVLYGETNETANEKLRRYFLKDFFLDHVKIYQKRPIYWMLDCKKEADSKFLIYMHRHKESIIDKIKNINLDDGVKVNYEKIISG; this is encoded by the coding sequence ATGGATAAAACAGCAATTAAAAATTTTGCCATTAAGGCAAGACATAAATTGACTGAAGGCATTATTGCAAGAATCTATGATCTTGGCATTACAAAGAATTGTATATTAGATATTGAATATCTAGAAGATGGCTTTAAAGTAAAAGGCGGAAAAGATAGTAAAACTTTTAAAAAATATGAAATAAAACAAAGGAGCAACTTGATTAATAAAATTAAAGAAAATGGGTTTGAACAATTGATTGAGGATGTTGCATATATTTGGTTTATTCGATTAGTAGCTATTAGGTTTATGGAAGTAAATGATTATATATCCTTTAATTTTAAAAAGGATGAGTTTGATAAATATGCTTTCATTAATATATGTAATGAGTTAGCAGAACAAATGCCTACAATTTTTGAAAAGATTGAGGATTATATTGAGTTATTATTCCCTGATAATATTTTTTACAAATCCACTATTATTATAGATGTGTTACAAGATATAGAAGAATTCTATTGGAGTATTGGATCAGGTTGTGGCGGACAGAAACTAGAAGTAGAAAAAGGTGACTGTGGTATAGAAATAATAGGATGGCTTCATCAATACTACTTTTCAATAAGCAAAGAAGAGGTGTTTTCAGATCTTAAAAAGAAAAAGCTAACAAAACAAAATATTCCTGTTGCTACACAAATATTTACACCAAAATGGATTGTTAAATACATGGTAGAAAATTCCCTAGGAAAACTCTGGCTAGAATCGTATCCAAATGAAGTGTTAAGAAAAAAATGGGAGTACTTTATAGAAGATGTAGATGTTAATCTAAGAAATGATGAATTCTTAAAAAAATGTATAAGTTCAGACCTAGATCCTGAAAAAATAATGGTGCTTGATCCTGCAATGGGGAGCGGACATATTTTAGTACATGCCTTTGATGTTTTTTATGATATTTACTCCAGTTTAGGTTATTCAAAAGAAGAAATTCCAATACTTATATTGGAGAAAAATCTTTATGGACTAGATATAGATGACAGAGTCGGAAAATTAGCAGCATTTGCACTTTTAATGAAAGCAAGAAGTAAAAATGAAAATATTTTTAAATATCAACCGAGGTTAAACTTGGCAACTATTCAAGAAAGTAACGAAATTTCTAAAGAGACAATAGATTTTTTTATAAACGCAGAGGTATCTAATTTAGAAAGTCAAGTTTCTAGGGAGGCTGTGGAGTATTTAGTTAATACTTTTCAAGATGCCAAAGAGTATGGAGCATTACTTAATATAAAACCTATTGACTTTGGGTCCTTAGAAATGAAAATCGAAAAAATTAGGAGGTTACCCGCATCAGATCTATTTCAGTTTCAACACAGACAAATTATATTAGAGAAATTACCTCTTTTGATTAAGCAGGGAAAGATTATGAGCCAGAAGTATGATGTAGTTGTGGCAAATCCCCCTTACAGTGGACTAAGGAAATTTAATAATATACTGAAAAGATTTGTGGAAGAGCACTATTGGGACTATAAATATGATTTATTTTCCGTATTCATGATGAGGAATATGAATTTTACAAAGGATAATGGCCTTGCTGGTTTCATGACTCCAAATGTATGGCAATTTATTTCATCCTATGAGAATTTAAGAAAGGATATAATTAACAACTATCAGTTACTAAGCTTGATTCAATTAGAGGATGATGGATTTAAAGATGCATCAGTATCTATTAGTACTTTTGTAATTAGAAAATGTAATGTAGGGACTGAATCTACATTTATTAAATTAGTTGATAGAGAAGGAGAGCGAGATAGAAAAGTAGAAGGTAAAGTGCTAAAGAACAGTGAGAATAAGTTTATTATAGATCAAAATATTTTCAAAAGAATACCAGGTTGTAAAATAGCATTCTGGATTGGAGAAAATACGATTAAGACCCTTGAAAATGGCAAAAAATTAAATGAAATAGGGAAACCTAGACAGGGTATGGCTACTTCAGATAATAATAGGTTTTTAAGATATTGGTATGAGGTAAATATGGAGAAAATATGGTTTTCTAATACAAGTTCTAATATCCTAAATTATAAATGGGTCCCATATAATAAAGGTGGAGGATATAGAAAATGGTATGGCAATAATTGTTTTGTTATAAACTGGGAAAATAATGGTTATGAAATTAAGGAGTACGCGGAAAATTTATACGGCAATTATACTAGAACAATAAAAAACGAAGAATTTTATTTCAAAGAAGGAATAACCTATACCTTTATTGGAAAGGATATTGGACCTAGGCTTTCACCAAAGGGCTTTATTTTTGATGTTGCTGGATCTATGATATTTGTTGAAAAAAGCAAGCTTTATTACATTTTAGGCTTGGTTGCTTCTAAATTATCAAATCATTATATGAAGTTCTTAAACCCTAGTCTTAATATACAAGTTGGAGATATAAAAAACATACCAATAATTGAACCAGTAGATAATAATATATATGGAGATATTGATAATTTAGTTATTGAAAATATTAATATTTCAAAAAATGACTGGGATTCCTTTGAAATCTCATGGGATTTTAAAAAACATCCGATATTACATTATAAGTTAAAAGCTAAAACGATTAAGGAAGCTTATAAGAATTGGGCAGATTTTACAGAATATCAATTTAATAGATTAAAGCAAAATGAAGAAAAGTTAAATAGTATATTTATTAATATTTATGGAATACAGGAAGAGCTTACTCCTGAAGTTGAATATGAAAATATAACAATTAAAAGAGCTAAGGAAGAAAGAGATATTAAATCCTTTATTTCATATGGAGTAGGTTGCATGTTTGGCAGATATTCTCTAGATGAGGAAGGTCTTATTTATGCTGGTGGAAATTTTAAGTATAAATTTAAATTTCAAGATGGGGCTTGGAGAGTAAATACTAAGAGTGGATGGAAAAAATCTTCTATTAATATTGTAACAGATAATATGATCCCTATTACGGAGAACAAATCTTCTAAAAATGATATAGTAAGTAGATTTATTGAGTTTGTAAAAATCACCTTTGGAGAAGAGACATTAGAGGAAAACTTAAATTATGTTGCTACAGTTTTATATGGAGAAACAAATGAAACTGCAAATGAAAAATTAAGACGTTACTTTCTTAAGGACTTCTTTTTAGATCATGTAAAGATATATCAAAAAAGGCCAATTTACTGGATGTTAGATTGTAAAAAAGAAGCAGACTCTAAATTTTTAATATATATGCATAGACATAAAGAGTCAATTATTGATAAAATAAAAAATATAAATTTAGATGATGGAGTGAAAGTAAATTACGAAAAAATTATTAGTGGCTAA